Proteins encoded by one window of Pseudomonas sp. LS44:
- a CDS encoding Tim44 domain-containing protein, which yields MQRFLSIAMALCVSLTLALDANAAKRMGGGKSFGSAPTHQTRQAQPNTPAAAPTAAGKPAAAASGASRWLGPLAGIAAGGLLASMFMGDGFEGFQMFDFLIVGLLAFLAFRLFSAWRKRQAHGQPAAAGHAPFQREMPAQQTPIFGGSAAPAPVINAPAWFNEPRFLEAGREHFLALQQHWDAAEMDKIAEFVTPSMLSFLKQERADLGEGFQSTYIDDLQVQLDGIDELADKTVATLTFSGTSKTSRFDQGEAFSESWRMERASGDNQPWLVAGIRQNG from the coding sequence ATGCAACGTTTCCTCAGCATCGCCATGGCCCTGTGCGTCAGCCTGACGCTCGCCCTCGACGCGAATGCCGCCAAGCGCATGGGCGGCGGCAAGTCGTTCGGTTCGGCGCCGACCCACCAGACTCGCCAGGCGCAGCCTAACACCCCAGCCGCCGCGCCGACCGCTGCCGGCAAACCTGCCGCCGCGGCCAGCGGTGCCTCGCGCTGGCTCGGCCCGCTGGCCGGGATCGCCGCCGGCGGCCTGCTCGCCTCGATGTTCATGGGCGATGGCTTCGAAGGCTTCCAGATGTTCGACTTCCTGATCGTCGGCCTGCTCGCCTTCCTCGCCTTCCGCCTCTTCTCCGCGTGGCGTAAACGCCAGGCCCACGGCCAGCCAGCCGCTGCCGGTCATGCGCCGTTCCAGCGGGAAATGCCCGCCCAGCAAACGCCGATCTTCGGTGGTAGCGCGGCGCCAGCGCCGGTTATCAACGCGCCGGCCTGGTTCAACGAACCGCGTTTCCTTGAAGCCGGTCGCGAGCACTTCCTCGCCCTGCAGCAGCATTGGGACGCGGCCGAGATGGACAAGATCGCCGAGTTCGTCACCCCGTCAATGCTCAGCTTCCTCAAGCAGGAGCGTGCCGACCTGGGCGAAGGCTTCCAGTCGACCTACATCGACGATCTGCAGGTGCAACTGGACGGTATCGACGAACTGGCCGACAAGACCGTGGCTACGCTGACTTTCAGCGGTACCTCGAAGACCTCGCGCTTCGATCAAGGCGAAGCCTTCAGCGAAAGCTGGCGCATGGAGCGGGCCAGCGGCGACAACCAGCCGTGGCTGGTCGCCGGTATCCGCCAGAACGGTTGA
- a CDS encoding EamA family transporter, protein MSNQLLSSWAFWALLSALFAALTAICAKVGVAEVDPDIATLLRTGVVLVSLALLLRLTGQYQPLASISAKSYLFLGLSGLATGASWLCYFRALKLGPASLVAPVDKLSVVLVAVLGVTLLGERLELRQWCGIGLVGTGVALLVWR, encoded by the coding sequence ATGAGCAATCAACTGCTGTCCTCATGGGCGTTCTGGGCGCTGCTGTCGGCACTGTTCGCCGCGCTGACGGCCATCTGCGCGAAGGTCGGCGTGGCCGAGGTCGATCCCGATATCGCCACCTTGCTGCGGACCGGCGTGGTGCTGGTCAGCCTGGCGCTGCTGCTGCGCCTGACCGGGCAATACCAGCCGCTGGCGAGTATTTCGGCGAAGAGCTACCTGTTCCTGGGCCTGTCCGGGCTGGCCACTGGCGCTTCCTGGCTGTGTTACTTCCGCGCCCTGAAGCTCGGCCCGGCCTCGCTGGTCGCTCCGGTGGACAAACTCAGCGTGGTGCTTGTGGCGGTGCTCGGCGTGACGCTGCTCGGTGAGCGTCTGGAGCTGCGGCAATGGTGCGGCATTGGCCTGGTTGGCACCGGTGTGGCGCTGTTGGTCTGGCGTTGA
- a CDS encoding TetR/AcrR family transcriptional regulator codes for MSKSPSAAEILDTALNLADYCGWERLQLHAVAAELGVGLDAIARHYQQKDDLVEAWFDRADQALLRHAEAPALIELPTAHRLEELLQAWLTALAPHRAVTGQMLLYKFEPAHLHLQIQGLLRISRTLQWWREAARRDNHHLARVVEESLLTAVYLRSFIHWLRYPHEPPALLCAYVHRQLQRVPLRQLLRD; via the coding sequence ATGTCCAAATCACCTAGCGCCGCCGAGATTCTCGACACTGCCCTGAATCTAGCCGATTACTGTGGCTGGGAACGCCTACAGCTGCATGCGGTGGCCGCTGAGTTGGGCGTCGGGCTCGACGCGATCGCCCGGCATTACCAGCAGAAGGACGACCTGGTGGAAGCCTGGTTCGACCGCGCCGACCAGGCTTTGCTGCGTCACGCCGAAGCGCCCGCCCTGATCGAGCTGCCCACCGCGCACCGCCTGGAAGAGTTGCTGCAGGCCTGGCTCACCGCCCTGGCGCCACACCGCGCGGTGACCGGGCAGATGCTGCTGTACAAGTTCGAGCCCGCGCACCTGCACCTGCAGATCCAGGGCTTGCTGCGCATTAGCCGCACGCTGCAGTGGTGGCGCGAGGCGGCGCGGCGCGACAATCACCACCTGGCGCGCGTGGTCGAGGAAAGCCTGCTCACCGCGGTGTACCTGCGCAGCTTCATCCACTGGCTGCGCTACCCGCACGAACCGCCCGCGCTGTTGTGTGCTTATGTGCATCGCCAGTTGCAGCGCGTGCCGTTGCGTCAGCTGCTGCGCGACTAA